Part of the Cercospora beticola chromosome 5, complete sequence genome is shown below.
GTATATGGCGTAAGCCGTGCTGCCGGGTGAGAGGCCAGCAACCCTGATGTCTTCGCTCGAGTAGTGTTCGAGGTACAGATCTGACAGTACAATCACATCGCAGCCGAAGTCGTGACAAGTCTGTTGGTGTGTAGTATCCGAGACTACGCGCCGAGCAGCGACATCTTTGACTATAAAGGCATTCCGTTCGCGAGGGTTGGCCGGATCCATAGGTGTGAAAGCCGCACCAGCTTTGAGAATGCCGAGTATGGCAACGAGGACATCCTTTGACTTCTCCATATACAGTGGAATTAGTTCACCAGGCGTGACGCCCTGATCAGTGAGCCACCTGCAGAACTTGTTGGATGCTGCATTTGTCTCAGCGTAAGTCCATTCTTGACCATCGCTGTGGCGCACAGCGACCTTTGAAGGCATTTCAGCTGCGACGTTCTCAAAGGCAGCGTGTGCAAGACCAAACTCGGGTGCAGGGGTGGGTTGAGCGCTCGGAAGCACTATGTACTCATCGCAATCGGAGTCTGCAGGAGTTAGGTCGACTTCCGCATCACTAAGACTGTCCAACTGCATCGATCGAAGGACGTCGACAAAGGTCTCGAGAATTTTCTTGGCCTGGGTATGATTAAGTCCAGCAGGAGCGAGCAACTTCGCACATGAGGGATGACTTTCGTCAATCTCAAGGGTTATATATCTGACAGATTGTTAGTAGCGGTGGTTTTCAACCGTATGGGCAAGCTTACTGGGTGAAATTATCCTCGTGCCAAACGATAGGAGCTAGCGGAGTgtcgagagaaaagtctTGCAGAGTGATCAAGATGTTGACCATCGTGTTGAAGGCACCAGGGGCCTTTCCTGCTGCCGCAAGAGCCTGACGAAGTCCGTATTGACCGTGTTCCGACAAGCTCCAGAGATTGTCCTGCGTCTTCCTGGCTCGTATTGCTGCGGAAGCATTCGGGTCATGTCTGACCCTCAATGGAACTGCGCTCATCGTTGGTCCATTCAATGTCATAATTCCTTCTAATGGCGCATCTCTTCCAGATATGGCGGTCAAGAAAGTGACATCGTTTGATCCAACAAGCCTCATTATAGTCATTGCCCATGCTTCATGTACAGACGCACCTAGCGTGGTTCCGGTGGATTGGCAGAAATCCATGAGCAAGTCCCCGATATCTGCTTGGAATGTTTGCGGCTCAGACCCAACATCGTTCACCAGAAATTTGGCGTCAGGTGCATCTTGGAGATAGTCTCGCCAGAATACTTCCGATCTGGGCTCGTTCGAATTCACGTTAGCAACAAATCTGCTGAAAGGTGCTCTGGATAGCGGCTGTTGACCTTTCAGGACCGAGATAGCATCCTGAACAAGGAATTGGCTTGACCAGTAGTCGAAAAGGGCATGATGCATAACAAGTATCAAATAACCGTCATCCAGGAACGCTGCCTTGACCAGCGGACCAGATATGGACTTAGTCTCTCCAGCCAGCGATTGGCGAGCTTGTTCCAGACTCATGTCGCGGAATGTTGTGACGTTTAGAGGCTGGCGTCGCTTTACCACCTGAGTAAAGCCTCGCTTCCACGGCACGAACCCCGTGCGGAAGATCGCGTGTTGCGCTATGACCGTGTTGAGAGCTTGCATGACCTGAGCGATAGTGATGCCGTTCAGCCGATATACTCTTTGATACCAGTGATTGGCGTTGCCCAACATCGTATCAGCCAGAATACCAGTCTGAAGCGGAGTGGCCGGATATGCATCTTCCCATGTAACAGGATCGTGCGCAAAGCCATCTGGCAGGAGCGAGAAAGGCACGTAGTCCTTGGTGCTCTGCGGGTCTACCAATTTTTCCCACTCCAGTAGCTGACTGAGACAGTCGAATTGCAGTATGTCGGCAGCAGAAATGTCAAGAGAGACTTCTCGGAGTCGCGTGGCCAGGATGATGGCTTTGAGAGACGAGCCGCCAAGGTCCTGAAAGGAACTGCCGAGATCGAGCTGTTCCGGACGTAATTGAAGAACTTCAGAAAGACTTTTCAATACAACATCAAACTGTGGTGCGGAGTGATGATGCGGAACCGACTTGGGAACCGCCAACGCCACCAGCTCATTGATACTCTTGGTTTCGGCTAGTGTCTTCAATGCGGCCAGATCGGTCTTGCCATTGATGTTGAGAGGCATTGCTTGGAGTTCAAGCCAGTATTGCGGGATAGCGTACGATGGTAGCTTGCTACGAAGGACCGCCCGCAACTCTTGTACCAGCGTCGACCATTCGACATTGCGGCTCGGGACAATCGCCGCGACCATCGCGTTTTGACCCTGGATAGTCGCAGGTACGACAGCCGAGCTGATAACTTCTTTGTGGAGCTGTATGTAGCTGTGAGATTCTTCCGGCTCTACTCGATGCCCTTCGATTTTGGTCTGCTGATCGATACGTCCTAATAGTTCCATGCATCCATCAGGTCTGAGAACCACCAGATCGCCAGTGCGGTACAAGCGACCTTGCCCAAAAGGGTTGGAAGCAAAGGCTTGTTTCGTCTTGTCTGGCAAGTTCAAGTAGCCGTCTGCTAGCTGATCTCCACCAAGACAGAGTTCGCCCGGGACGTTAGTCGGCATGGCTTCGTAGCTTCCTGGTTGTAGAATATATGAGATTGTGCCGTCAGTTGGCCAGCCTAACAGGGAGCCAGGTTTGCCCTTCGAGAGAGTTGATCGCATGCTCAATTGCGTACATTCGCTGAGTCCGTAGGCGCTGACCAGCTCGACTCTGCCCGCCCAGGTCTCGACAATGACATCGCTGATCTTCTCTCCACCCAGTGTAATGCGTTTCACAGATTTGGGCAAGTCCTCGGGCTTCAAAATGTTCAAGAGGCTAGGGGTTATCTCCAATGATCGAAGGGCCAACCTTGAAATTGTTGCGCTCAGATTGACAGTAATTGATGTCTTGCTAGCCACGCATAATGTGCCGCCACGTATGATTGTTCCAAGGATTGTCCGCTGAGCTGCGCTGAAGCTCGGAGAATGAAGCAGTAGACTTTTGTGGTTCATCGATGACTCGAGCAAAGGCATTGCGAGCAGGCCTGTGCAAGCAGCAAAGTGCGAGACAGTTACTCCTTTCGGGTTTCCAGAAGTACCAGATGTATAGATGACGTACGCAGTGTCTGAAGGTGCCTGGTAGTTAGCGTAAAACTGATCAGGACCAGCTATGCTGTCCGCCTGCAGAGAAAAGGCTTCGAATTCGATCTCATCGCACTCTCCATGCACGAATCCCGCCGTTGTCTTGTCCACGAGCACAAATCGTGCTTTGGTGTCTTGCACGATCGTACGGTTTCGTTCCTCGGGGGCATCTGGGGACAGTAAGGTATATGCGGCACCAGTCTTGAGAACTGCGAGCATGGCGACCACAAGGTGCGATGTGCGAGACATGTTGATAGGCACAATGCTACCTCGACCGCAGATCAACTGTGCAGCAGCTGAATTCGCCTGGCGCTCCAGCCCCCGAAAAGATATCTGACCAGTAGCTTCGCAGTCAATGGCTATGCTTTCGGGAACAAGCTCCGTTCTTTCTTGAATATGGCGATGCACGAGCATGGACTTTTGCCTGTCGGCTGCCCAATTGACGGCGCTCGCCGCGGCCATGTGTTTTGGTATAATTCGTCCCATAATCGTTGTTTTCGACTGCAAAGATGTGGTATGAGTGGCAGATGCGGATTGTTTGCTATTGAAGATGCTCAGGCACGGGATTGTCTTCTGGCATGCGAATCTAGACGGCGGCCCATCGTATGATATATGGTCATGATTTCGCTGAGCCTGTCCGCCCAACGCAGAGCTAATTGAACCTGCCCGTCAACTCTGATCCCAAATCGTATTTGCTCGGGGTGTCCGGCGGCCCAGGCTGAGCCCGTCATGACCGCTCAAGTCTAGGCAGGCGGTCCCAAGCGATAGTGGGAGCCATACCAACATGCCGAAGAGCCTTCCGGAGCGAGGCGAAGTCGATGGCTTGAGTTCAGGTCAAACATAGCCAAGCACATTGATGCCCGATTCCGTTGGTTCTCTGGATAGACATTGAAGGAACGTGAAGCTGCGCTCACCAGGTTGCCAGCCGTTCCTGTTGCGACGTAAATCCTCAGCGCAACGCAACATTATGGCCGGTGAGTTAGAACCGGTGTGAAAGCGGGAGTCTGACCACACCGGCCTACAGGGCTCCGCGCAGGCTGTGATTAGGTCGTGTCGCCTGACTTGCGATGTGGTTCTGGTCGTAACACGCAGCTTATGACCGTCTGTCAGCGCCCTTACGACCAGAAGTGGCAAGAGCTCCGCCTCTATAAGATGCCGGGTTTCGTGACAGCTTCTTGCATGAGCAACGCCAAACCAACAAGATCTTCTTTTCGAAAGGCACTTCCAATACGATGTCCACGATTTCCCGCAAATTGCCTATGGCACAATTGATTACCCGGTCAAATGAGACCATGGAGAACGCCGGAGTAGGCAGCCCATCAATTCGATTTCGAAAGCAGGAGTGCCTCAGCCCACGCGCTTCAGAAGTTCAAGTTCGATTCCTGATGGCGCCGATTCATCCTTTGGACAAGCTCGTCATCGGCGGCCGTTATCCCGTCAAGCCAGTCTACAAGCATATGGGCGAAGACATCCTTGGCTATGATGGTGTAGCTGA
Proteins encoded:
- a CDS encoding uncharacterized protein (SMCOG1002:AMP-dependent synthetase and ligase~antiSMASH:Cluster_5), producing MGRIIPKHMAAASAVNWAADRQKSMLVHRHIQERTELVPESIAIDCEATGQISFRGLERQANSAAAQLICGRGSIVPINMSRTSHLVVAMLAVLKTGAAYTLLSPDAPEERNRTIVQDTKARFVLVDKTTAGFVHGECDEIEFEAFSLQADSIAGPDQFYANYQAPSDTAYVIYTSGTSGNPKGVTVSHFAACTGLLAMPLLESSMNHKSLLLHSPSFSAAQRTILGTIIRGGTLCVASKTSITVNLSATISRLALRSLEITPSLLNILKPEDLPKSVKRITLGGEKISDVIVETWAGRVELVSAYGLSECTQLSMRSTLSKGKPGSLLGWPTDGTISYILQPGSYEAMPTNVPGELCLGGDQLADGYLNLPDKTKQAFASNPFGQGRLYRTGDLVVLRPDGCMELLGRIDQQTKIEGHRVEPEESHSYIQLHKEVISSAVVPATIQGQNAMVAAIVPSRNVEWSTLVQELRAVLRSKLPSYAIPQYWLELQAMPLNINGKTDLAALKTLAETKSINELVALAVPKSVPHHHSAPQFDVVLKSLSEVLQLRPEQLDLGSSFQDLGGSSLKAIILATRLREVSLDISAADILQFDCLSQLLEWEKLVDPQSTKDYVPFSLLPDGFAHDPVTWEDAYPATPLQTGILADTMLGNANHWYQRVYRLNGITIAQVMQALNTVIAQHAIFRTGFVPWKRGFTQVVKRRQPLNVTTFRDMSLEQARQSLAGETKSISGPLVKAAFLDDGYLILVMHHALFDYWSSQFLVQDAISVLKGQQPLSRAPFSRFVANVNSNEPRSEVFWRDYLQDAPDAKFLVNDVGSEPQTFQADIGDLLMDFCQSTGTTLGASVHEAWAMTIMRLVGSNDVTFLTAISGRDAPLEGIMTLNGPTMSAVPLRVRHDPNASAAIRARKTQDNLWSLSEHGQYGLRQALAAAGKAPGAFNTMVNILITLQDFSLDTPLAPIVWHEDNFTQYITLEIDESHPSCAKLLAPAGLNHTQAKKILETFVDVLRSMQLDSLSDAEVDLTPADSDCDEYIVLPSAQPTPAPEFGLAHAAFENVAAEMPSKVAVRHSDGQEWTYAETNAASNKFCRWLTDQGVTPGELIPLYMEKSKDVLVAILGILKAGAAFTPMDPANPRERNAFIVKDVAARRVVSDTTHQQTCHDFGCDVIVLSDLYLEHYSSEDIRVAGLSPGSTAYAIYTSGSTGLPKGVLVPHSAVVAATIGMVKATNVTPDWVALWVLNYVFDASYYDVFTIFSTGGTLCVAPQDDILSDLTGHINRMNVNQVMLTPTITKLIRNGPADVPGLKVLNVCGEKIDMNILSWAEKVDVYNGYGPTEATILMTVSKVQPEGDLNSIGFPMLHVKALIVRPDATSIEPVAGGDVGELCVAGPQLAKGYLNRAEQTRMSFVELANGERWYRTGDLASWAQDGWLICYGRKDNQVKLNGFRIELGEIENAIERTGEVDAVVVTVAELSHKRQLVAFCIFKGDREAGLPTLLGAEKRLDAIKGLAHNLEAGTLSHYMMPALYLPYTAFPTLPSGKANRKQLTAYAEALDKTQVASYSPQSVPKSQFLSASTAEEIVLQQAWAAVLDSPMSSIGANSDFLAFGGDSIAAITVASECRRIGYSVSVAKILANPLLADQARHLNLLVANASTERTKGFEIPDAVKYAIEESGLNYEGDVEDVYPCGPGQSEFLARGFEPEQYWNLVVCRDLPSDFDLEHWLRVTQSLTARNQILRATYCPVSSAHETKWYQIILKTSTLDWSATTYGSDDEKKALIDDLRKSDFAVGKAMIAYKLLVHSSTGRLSLCIKVSHGSYDGTLLRIFDEQFTALARNDPVLSDVNPFRNYIEWVTQQDRNKSLGYWKQLLQDYAPASSFPVRLATDSKGFTAITADVDTIALRFGVTASTVFQAVNALVVGNITSSSDILVDNLITGRNADVANPQTVNGTCANFLPFRSRLSVSTTVAQFLKTTQSDFWDTTEHGNVNLDDIYQGTLGWDRANKGGMAKMLYCYQPFDPAPAGSDVNHMRWIVMAQSQVYMTFNYALYVEVQKTAAGGHRIKLEWDSRALGANVVERVGGLFNEVLAELASAEGDAKLSVLNGALAGL